CAAGGAATAACAATACACGATTGTTTTCCCAATCTGAAAAAGGTGAAGAGGAATACGCTTCTGCAGTCCTTGCATTCCAAAAGATAGAATCTAATGTTGATTCAGCGAGAACGGAACTTCCAATGAACTCACGGAAAGGTGATCCTAAATGTAAAATCAAACTATCATGGTCGAATTGGATTCCCAACCGGTACAAATTCCAAAACAAACTCCTAGCGATCAAATGAAAGGCTACTGGATCTGTTGGGTCTTTTTCTGAATAATTGGTTGCAATGGATTGGAAATCTTCAATGTCTTTTTCTTTCAGGTTTCCTGATTTCCAGAGTTCAATCGTTTTTTCTTTGGTTTTTTCTGCCCTGACACTTTGGTCTTTGGCAAAAAGAAAATAAATTTCTTTTCTATAGGTAAACCCTAAAGCGGAAAGACCAAGCGCTAAAACCAATAAAAATAGCGGTGCCTTTGATTTCTTCTTTCTATGCGGTTCGTACCGGGAGTAAATCGCCATCGTTTGTTCCCATTTTTTTTTGCCCTCCCCACTTGACACGGCTTTTTCTTTGTGATTTAGTGAGAAGGGTATGGAAGATGACTTTTTAGATGATGACGAATTCGATGCAGATAGCCTAAACGAAGACGTTGTAACGTATGCTTGTGAGGACTGTGACCATCGGTGGGAAGCGGAAGGTGAGGACGAATACCTAGACTCATGGGAATTGATCTGCCCAATGTGCGGATCTGCCAATATAACCGAACTTTAATTTGACTTATACCCATTCTCTTTTTTGTTTTTTGATCGTTCCGACTGTTTTGTGGAGCGAAACTTCTGGATTTTCGACTTTGTATGCAGAATTCAAAAAAGGAAATTATTCTCTAGTTTCTAAACAATCGCTCCAATACCTAAATGGACGAGAACCTGAAAAAGATCCTCGGATTTTTTTTCTGTATGTTTCAACAGAAGAAAGTTGGTCAAATCTCAAATCCAAAGTTGGGAAGGATGTCTCACCTAACTTTAAATCATCGCCCCATTATTGGAATGCAATCTATTTGTTTATGGAAAGAGCATTGGTATTTGGGGAATCGGATTTGCTTGTGGAATGGGGAAAAGAATTCCAAAAAAACGGAAAACAAAGTCCAAAATACAATGATGCACTTTTGTTATATGGACTGGGTTTAATGGATTTAAAAAACGAATCCGAAGCCAAAAAAATTTTTACGGAAATAGAATCCAATTCACCTTCTAAACATGTTTTGTCTCAACTAGAAGAGATCAAATCAGCTGGGAAATAAATGAAAGGTCTTCGCGTATCACAAGGAAAGTGGAAAGGGAAAGAAATTCCTTCTCCACCAGATGTTTCTGGTCACCTTAACTTTACCAATAGCCTTGTGAAAAAAGCAATTTTTTCTCTTATGGATTCAAGGTTATTATCTTGGGGCCTTGGATTTGAATCTATTTTGTTTTGTGATTATTTTGCGGGCAGTGGGCAAATTTCCGCAGAAGCTTATAGCCTTTCAGTCAATCGACTTCTTACATACGAATTAGACCAAACTCGATTTCGGAATTTACATACCTTATTTCGTGGATTACCGAATGTACAATTGTTTCGGAAAGATGCAACCAAACATGCATTAAAGTGGGAGATGGGAGAAGAATCTGCTTTTATTTTTTATTTAGACCCACCTTACACATATTGGTC
The sequence above is a segment of the Leptospira sp. WS39.C2 genome. Coding sequences within it:
- a CDS encoding tol-pal system YbgF family protein, whose amino-acid sequence is MIVPTVLWSETSGFSTLYAEFKKGNYSLVSKQSLQYLNGREPEKDPRIFFLYVSTEESWSNLKSKVGKDVSPNFKSSPHYWNAIYLFMERALVFGESDLLVEWGKEFQKNGKQSPKYNDALLLYGLGLMDLKNESEAKKIFTEIESNSPSKHVLSQLEEIKSAGK
- a CDS encoding RsmD family RNA methyltransferase, whose amino-acid sequence is MKGLRVSQGKWKGKEIPSPPDVSGHLNFTNSLVKKAIFSLMDSRLLSWGLGFESILFCDYFAGSGQISAEAYSLSVNRLLTYELDQTRFRNLHTLFRGLPNVQLFRKDATKHALKWEMGEESAFIFYLDPPYTYWSETPVRMKEMLEHLYQFCLSTKKPFLILCQIPEHQSTKNIWVNVPYKIREYGSHFIIETGYEQTENLEE